Genomic window (Bacillus pumilus):
AATGGATGACCATGAAAAACTCCACTTGAAGTTAGTTCTGCTCTAACCCAAGACGTTTCTACTCCTAAATCAAAACCAACTGGACGACCAGTATTATAAATAAAATATACTGCACCTTTCTCGTTTTCTACAATTAATCCTTTTTTTAAAGCTTCTTTCTCAATAACTTTATTTTTTATATCAGGCAAATACTGTGCCTGCTTTCGTCCTGTTTCACTAAATAGCTTAGCTTGTTCAGCTGTTTTGGCTTTTAAATGTTTAAAACCGTGTTCTGTATAGGTAGCATTGTTGATTTGAGTTCTAAAGTCTTTTCTACTGTAGTAGTGGTTATGAGCTATTTTGTCGTGTCTCTTTGAGATGTTTGGAGTTAGTTCCATCTTCCCATGAAACCCTTTCGCCCCAAACGGCAAAAGCATTCCCTGCGCCGCATTCATACTCGCTTCCTGCTGTTCTTTCGAGACCTTATTTCCAAACATATCACGCCCCGTAATCGCTTCGCTGAAGCCGTTGGTGGCGGTGAGGCCATATAAGCCTTTTTGAGAAGTTTTCAACGCATCAAAAGACTTTTGTGATGTCTTGTAAATATCGACTGCTCTGACTGCGGCTGATGTGGCTTGGGTCGTTTTATAGACGGCTTTTCCGCCTTTGAAAATACGCCCTGCCCAGCCGACGATTGGGATATAGCCTGCTGCTGCCATGCCGCCTGCGGCGACGCGTTGTCCTGCTGTAAGTTCTTCGCCTGTGATCGGGTCAACGCCTGTAGCAGCACGTTTTGCATCGTTCACACCTGTCAATTCATTGACGATATTTCCGCCATAATCGAGTGCTTT
Coding sequences:
- a CDS encoding T7SS effector LXG polymorphic toxin, with product MDARAKHYQELREQMIDLKKALQGVANLGDDFTGKGADNIKSFYKELAGNVDMFISFIDKQKAFHEGVSGTLDDTNFGGDTFVEEHFLDNAVHMGIKNAKSIVKDQKKALKTIFQDIDDLISLEVFDSKTFDEKIADAEDERKKTVKDLIELDQHLKDEYALSETEEKATMALYAEMMNATNDGKAISPMNFDKKAYQNSEIYKAKSDIEKQTSEYLQIKKEQQEAREIAKEQEALANRPWHEKALDYGGNIVNELTGVNDAKRAATGVDPITGEELTAGQRVAAGGMAAAGYIPIVGWAGRIFKGGKAVYKTTQATSAAVRAVDIYKTSQKSFDALKTSQKGLYGLTATNGFSEAITGRDMFGNKVSKEQQEASMNAAQGMLLPFGAKGFHGKMELTPNISKRHDKIAHNHYYSRKDFRTQINNATYTEHGFKHLKAKTAEQAKLFSETGRKQAQYLPDIKNKVIEKEALKKGLIVENEKGAVYFIYNTGRPVGFDLGVETSWVRAELTSSGVFHGHPLAGNRLQEYLKMAKPRS